ACACATAGGCGTGTTAAAAGACACAAAAGGCAGTCCCATCCGTGCGGTTGACGGCTGTTTTTTAGTGCACGACGACCGTCTTTATATTTACTGGCACTCCAATGTGTCAAACCCCGAAAACAAAGATGTTTATTTAATGACCGGCACAGTTTGTGCAGAGCTTGATCCTGCAAATCCCTGTCAGATGATTACCGAGCCTGTTGAAATTAACCGTTTTGAGCCTGAAATTACGTGGCAGAGATTCGGAGAAAACAACGAAAACAAGCGTATGGGCTGGATTGAAGGACAGTGGGTATTTAAAATAGGAAACAGAATTTATCTTTTATATTCGGGATGCGGAACGCAGTTCAGCGCGTACGCAAACGGAATTATGTATTCCGACGAGGGCCCGATGGGTAGGTTTAAACATCAGCAAAGGCCCGGACCTCTTACCGTGAAAAAGCACGGCTTAATTCGCGGTGCAGGACACGGAAGCATTGCAAAAGGTCCGAATGATACGCTTTGGGTTTTCTATACAAATATTTTCTGCTACAATCACCTTTTTGAGCGAAGAGTGAGTATGGACCCCATTGGAATTGACGAAAACGGCGAGCTTTACTGTCCCGAAACCACCGAAACGCCACAGTTCGCACCGGGGATACTGAAAAATCCCGAAAAGGGAAATTCCGCAGGACTTGTGTCACTTAACAGTATGATTCACCCCACAGCCTCCAGCTGTGCACCGGGAAGAGATGCGATTTATTCCTGTGATGAAAATATTTTAAGTTGGTGGCAGCCGGAAGAATCCGACGAAAGACCGCAGATTACCTACGATTTCGGTAAGGACACCTTTTTTGAAATTCATTCTTTCAGAATTATATGGCGTGATATCGGTATGGAAACGGCAGACGGAATTATGCCGGGACCGTTTCAATATATCGTAGAATATATGGCAAAACCAAACGAATGGAAAATTCTTTCGGATCAGAGCAAAAACGAAAGAGACCTTTGCGTGGATTACCGCGAAACAGATACGGTCAAAGCACTTGGGATACGCCTTACCATAACAGGTGCACCAAAAGGAATTACGCCCGGGCTTGTAAGCTTTTCCGCCTTCGGTGTATGCAGCTGTAACTAAATAAAAAAATTACAGGAATGTAAAAAAAGTCCGGAGCGCAAAAACGCGAGTATAAAGGCAA
This DNA window, taken from Clostridia bacterium, encodes the following:
- a CDS encoding family 43 glycosylhydrolase; translated protein: MKTYCNPLCIEGVESGRPVDTHQMKEDIRSIKDYRSISDPSVIYHDGKWIMYPSYSVAYVTEDFVNWKHVDIGVHDVSYSPAIVEFRGKWYLNGHQSPDMYCADSPLGPFKHIGVLKDTKGSPIRAVDGCFLVHDDRLYIYWHSNVSNPENKDVYLMTGTVCAELDPANPCQMITEPVEINRFEPEITWQRFGENNENKRMGWIEGQWVFKIGNRIYLLYSGCGTQFSAYANGIMYSDEGPMGRFKHQQRPGPLTVKKHGLIRGAGHGSIAKGPNDTLWVFYTNIFCYNHLFERRVSMDPIGIDENGELYCPETTETPQFAPGILKNPEKGNSAGLVSLNSMIHPTASSCAPGRDAIYSCDENILSWWQPEESDERPQITYDFGKDTFFEIHSFRIIWRDIGMETADGIMPGPFQYIVEYMAKPNEWKILSDQSKNERDLCVDYRETDTVKALGIRLTITGAPKGITPGLVSFSAFGVCSCN